The DNA region CGACAGATCGGCAACAGGGGTAGGCGACAGATCGGCAACAGGAGAAGGCGACAGATCGACAGCAGGGGAAGGCGACAGATTGGTAGCAGGGGAAGGCGACAGATCGGCAACAGGGGAAGCGGTTGGCGTAACTGGCGTAGGTCCGCCAGCGGGATCGAAACAGTAGTCGGTGCGGCTCGAATCAAGCTCGCCGCCGCCACATCCGGGCACGGCCTCTCCACCATCTCGCTGGAAACATTCGAGCATTCCTTCGCagtcgtcgtcaacatcgcAGTCGCCTTGGCAAGCCATCAACGGGAATACAGAACTCGGGCCGCCGTTGTTCCCGACAAAAGTCACTGGAGGGCCGGCGGTTGGTTGAGCAACGGTTGGTTGGATAACAGGGGTATCAGTTAGTTGGGTAGCAGGGGAAGCGGTTGGCGTGACCGGCGTAGGTCCGCCAGTGGGATCATAGCAGTAGTCGGTGCGGCTTGAATCAAGCTCTCCGCCGCCACATCCGGGCACAGCCTCTCCGCCATCTCGCTGGAAACATTCGAGCATTCCTTCGCagtcgtcgtcaacatcgcAGTCACCTTGGCAAGCCATCAACGGGAATACAGAACTCGGGCCGCCGTTGTTCCCGACAAAAGTCACTGGA from Phaeodactylum tricornutum CCAP 1055/1 chromosome 18, whole genome shotgun sequence includes:
- a CDS encoding predicted protein codes for the protein MCGGELDSSRTDFCYDPTGGPTPVTPTASPATQLTDTPVAQPTVAQPTAGPPVTFVGNNGGPSSVFPLMACQGDCDVDDDCEGMLECFQRDGGEAVPGCGGGELDSSRTDYCYDPTGGPTPVTPTASPATQLTDTPVIQPTVAQPTAGPPVTFVGNNGGPSSVFPLMACQGDCDVDDDCEGMLECFQRDGGEAVPGCGGGELDSSRTDYCFDPAGGPTPVTPTASPVADLSPSPATNLSPSPAVDLSPSPVADLSPTPVADLSPTPVADPSPSPVA